A genomic stretch from Solanum stenotomum isolate F172 chromosome 8, ASM1918654v1, whole genome shotgun sequence includes:
- the LOC125873481 gene encoding putative late blight resistance protein homolog R1A-3 codes for MELAETCGKGTLSAGEPSTKRSITSIYEDEEVVGFEKDAEIIMKKLIRGTKERDVISIYGMPGLGKTTLARKAYNNPSIVNYFDVKAWCAVSQTYNRRTLLVEIFKQATNDDEIKIKEDDDVADMLRRVLIGKRYLIVLDDIWDVEAWEDLRICFPQGEYGSRLSNVRKELEIIGEEGISRRELSPGSTGSRVTSCPTLQGIASCGCPGCWVY; via the exons ATGGAGCTTGCTGAGACTTGTGGAAAAGGAACTCTTTCTGCTGGAGAACCTTCCACCAAACGTAGTATTACATCAAtttatgaagatgaagaagtagtGGGCTTTGAGAAAGATGCAGAAATTATAATGAAGAAATTGATACGAGGAACAAAGGAACGGGATGTTATCTCCATCTATGGAATGCCTGGACTTGGTAAAACAACTTTGGCAAGGAAAGCGTACAACAATCCctctattgttaattactttgATGTTAAAGCATGGTGTGCTGTGTCGCAAACATATAATAGGAGGACATTATTGGTTGAGATTTTCAAACAAGCTACAAATGATGATGAGATCAAAATCAAAGAGGACGACGATGTAGCTGACATGTTGCGCAGGGTTCTAATAGGCAAGAGATACCTCATCGTATTAGATGACATTTGGGATGTCGAGGCATGGGAAGATTTGAGAATATGTTTCCCTCAAGGTGAATATGGAAGCAGA CTTTCTAACGTCCGAAAAGAGTTGGAAATTATTGGAGAAGAAGGTATTTCAAGGAGAGAGTTGTCCCCCGGATCTACTGGAAGCAGGGTTACAAGTTGCCCAACATTGCAAGGGATTGCCTCTTGTGGTTGTCCTGGTTGCTGGGTTTATTGA